From Pandoraea norimbergensis, the proteins below share one genomic window:
- a CDS encoding LysE family translocator, giving the protein MADVTFLSANLLVAYTAYFVGTASPGPSNLAIMSIAANHGRKPALTFALGVISGSMFWATVAMLGVSAALIAYSQFLVALKIFGGVYLLWLAFKSGRAALNPSSHKTAVSTEGEPLKRIYLRGALLHLTNPKAVLSWVSIVALSSSHDGAVQPAILPGCITISVTVFCGYALLFSTQTARRIYLRLRRWLDGGLAVVFGVVGWRLLQTARA; this is encoded by the coding sequence ATGGCCGACGTCACCTTTCTCTCCGCCAACCTGCTGGTGGCATACACGGCCTACTTCGTCGGCACCGCGAGCCCCGGGCCGAGCAATCTGGCGATCATGTCCATCGCCGCGAATCATGGCCGCAAGCCCGCGCTCACGTTTGCGCTCGGCGTCATCTCGGGATCGATGTTCTGGGCGACAGTCGCCATGCTCGGCGTTTCGGCGGCCTTGATCGCTTACTCGCAGTTTCTCGTCGCGCTCAAGATTTTCGGCGGCGTGTATCTGCTGTGGCTCGCGTTCAAGTCGGGACGTGCTGCGCTCAATCCGTCATCTCATAAGACCGCCGTGTCGACGGAAGGCGAGCCGCTGAAACGAATCTATCTGCGCGGCGCGCTGCTGCATTTGACGAACCCGAAGGCCGTGTTGAGCTGGGTGTCGATCGTTGCGCTGTCGTCATCGCATGACGGCGCGGTGCAGCCGGCCATCTTGCCGGGATGCATCACTATCAGCGTGACGGTGTTCTGCGGCTACGCGTTGCTGTTTTCGACGCAGACGGCGCGGCGCATTTATTTGCGGCTGCGACGCTGGCTCGATGGCGGACTCGCGGTGGTCTTCGGCGTAGTCGGGTGGCGATTGCTACAGACAGCGCGCGCGTGA